One Thermicanus aegyptius DSM 12793 DNA segment encodes these proteins:
- a CDS encoding ABC transporter ATP-binding protein produces the protein MSTAIQMVHVKKIIHGREILKDVTLSIAERGIVGFVGANGSGKSTIFRIIAGLVKPTSGEVFVFGKKLHKDLSFPKNTSVVFEKPGFLEQYSGFDNLKFLADIQRKINDQQIITAIQRVGLDPYDKRPVKAYSQGMKQKLAIAQAIMEEPDLILFDEATNGLDEKSVDQLYHIVREEHERGATVLITSHHKADIDTLCNEVYRVHEGAVEKIMYLFHRGSVPSLFPPSCRRDAHLLPLFCYRPA, from the coding sequence ATGTCTACCGCAATTCAAATGGTTCACGTCAAAAAGATCATCCATGGACGAGAGATTTTGAAAGATGTAACTCTATCGATTGCCGAAAGGGGGATTGTTGGGTTTGTCGGTGCAAATGGCTCCGGCAAGTCAACGATCTTTCGTATCATTGCCGGTCTTGTGAAGCCGACTTCAGGAGAGGTTTTCGTTTTTGGGAAAAAGCTGCATAAAGATCTTTCCTTCCCGAAGAACACAAGTGTCGTTTTTGAAAAACCCGGATTCCTGGAGCAATATTCCGGTTTTGATAATTTGAAATTTTTGGCTGATATTCAAAGGAAGATCAACGACCAACAGATCATTACAGCCATTCAGCGTGTAGGGCTTGATCCTTACGACAAGCGCCCGGTTAAGGCATATTCACAGGGAATGAAACAAAAACTGGCCATCGCACAGGCCATTATGGAAGAACCGGACTTGATTCTGTTCGATGAGGCAACGAATGGGCTGGACGAAAAATCTGTCGATCAACTGTATCATATCGTGAGGGAAGAACATGAACGTGGAGCCACCGTGCTCATTACCTCCCATCATAAAGCGGATATCGACACCTTGTGTAATGAAGTGTATCGAGTCCATGAGGGTGCAGTTGAAAAAATTATGTATCTTTTCCACAGGGGATCAGTCCCCTCCCTTTTCCCTCCGAGCTGCCGCAGAGATGCCCATCTCCTCCCGTTATTTTGCTACCGTCCTGCATGA
- a CDS encoding FTR1 family iron permease: protein MVMDTLSHLSSAFYAYDKIMHPVDEAGRRAEFMTAITPALRSLEEAVVAKDEEAVLAAYKRVLAVWNKKETIVREQSLDYYGQIETKMGLLRIAVSKEAKDFGEIERYYTLLSQIVSDFVSGEKTVGTSDGGATLQTLVDLLDKAVTEIDQGETKLAVSALEDFLTVWPSVEGEVSTRSASLYNELENNIPLVAGKLASPNQDLEELKNRLKGYEREIAMLQQKNYSVWDASQVMLREGLEALLIISALITSLRKTGNGGYQKWIWLGAVAGVVVSVVAALLINAIFTSAIAAGTNREMLEGLTGMIAVFMMIGVGIWLHQRSNLNAWNRYINTQMNMALSMGSVLGMALISFLSIFREGAETIIFYMGMAPSISLDKLLAGIGIAILILLVFAIFIIRFSMKIPIGPFFKAATLLIYVLAFKILGMSLHALQLADVISMSQIEQFPIIDWIGFFPTWETVLSQLVLLLFLSWVVVMTERRKRKQAKDYLP from the coding sequence ATGGTAATGGATACGCTATCCCATTTGTCCTCCGCGTTTTACGCTTATGACAAAATCATGCATCCGGTCGATGAGGCTGGCCGACGCGCGGAGTTCATGACCGCCATCACCCCCGCGCTTCGCTCTCTTGAAGAAGCCGTTGTGGCGAAGGATGAAGAGGCGGTTTTAGCCGCTTACAAAAGAGTATTGGCGGTCTGGAACAAAAAGGAGACGATCGTTCGCGAACAAAGCCTGGATTATTACGGGCAGATCGAAACAAAGATGGGCTTATTACGGATTGCCGTATCCAAAGAGGCCAAAGATTTCGGTGAAATTGAGCGGTATTACACCCTGTTGTCGCAGATCGTTTCCGACTTTGTTTCCGGGGAAAAAACAGTCGGCACTTCGGATGGAGGTGCTACGCTTCAAACCTTGGTTGACCTGCTGGACAAGGCGGTTACGGAGATCGATCAAGGAGAGACGAAGCTTGCGGTTTCTGCGCTGGAGGATTTTTTGACGGTATGGCCGTCGGTGGAAGGTGAGGTTTCGACCCGAAGCGCAAGTTTGTATAATGAGTTGGAAAACAACATTCCGCTGGTTGCCGGTAAGCTTGCTTCACCCAACCAGGATCTGGAGGAACTGAAGAACCGGCTTAAGGGATACGAGCGGGAAATCGCCATGCTTCAGCAAAAAAACTATTCCGTGTGGGATGCGTCACAGGTCATGCTGCGTGAAGGGCTTGAAGCCCTGCTGATTATATCCGCACTCATTACCTCTTTAAGGAAGACAGGCAACGGAGGCTATCAGAAGTGGATCTGGCTGGGAGCTGTCGCCGGAGTCGTGGTGAGCGTCGTCGCGGCTCTTCTCATCAACGCGATTTTCACCTCCGCAATCGCGGCAGGAACGAATCGCGAAATGTTAGAGGGATTAACCGGTATGATCGCGGTGTTCATGATGATCGGTGTCGGCATTTGGCTCCATCAAAGGTCGAATCTAAATGCATGGAACCGTTACATCAACACGCAGATGAATATGGCTCTTTCGATGGGCAGTGTGCTGGGCATGGCCTTGATCAGCTTCCTTTCGATCTTTCGGGAAGGTGCGGAGACGATCATTTTTTATATGGGTATGGCTCCTTCTATTTCACTCGATAAGTTGCTTGCTGGAATCGGGATCGCCATTCTCATTTTGCTGGTATTTGCTATTTTCATCATCCGTTTCAGCATGAAAATACCAATCGGTCCGTTTTTCAAAGCGGCAACTCTGCTCATTTACGTTTTGGCTTTCAAAATATTGGGTATGAGCCTCCATGCCCTTCAGCTGGCCGACGTTATAAGCATGAGCCAGATTGAGCAATTTCCGATCATCGATTGGATCGGTTTTTTCCCGACTTGGGAAACGGTCCTCTCGCAGCTTGTGTTGCTGTTATTTTTAAGCTGGGTCGTTGTCATGACAGAAAGAAGAAAGAGAAAACAGGCAAAGGATTACCTGCCTTGA
- a CDS encoding CRISPR-associated protein produces MTFPVNSGEILFVKSVKDGIPNRDPLHESDARRIFGEEDGRISLSDVSLKRDVRDYVLQRYPDGGEGKNRFIFVREERSDSGSLLGRGSLAQSIAEKAGYAEKNMESLLKKAAFDVRTFGIVFSVKKETFKFTGPVQFGWAHSLHPVETKYVQGTVVMPSEDVKISQEGKEEGKGQGTIWTAYTLPFALFAMPGVINASIAAQTGMNEEDQELLLEALWKGTLLRQARGRGLQKPLFLLHVEYSDPFFRIGYLEDALRLLPEREEWLSGKAPTSLTEVTLQVRGLAERLGKYQDRIARIRYWVDPEFQIDGEIPGERQPLW; encoded by the coding sequence ATGACCTTTCCGGTAAACAGCGGAGAGATTCTCTTCGTAAAAAGCGTAAAGGACGGGATCCCCAACCGGGACCCGCTCCATGAATCGGATGCCCGCCGCATTTTTGGAGAGGAGGATGGCCGCATCTCCCTAAGCGATGTGAGCCTGAAGCGGGATGTGCGGGATTATGTGCTCCAGCGATACCCCGATGGGGGAGAAGGGAAGAACCGCTTCATCTTTGTGCGGGAGGAGAGAAGCGATTCGGGCAGTCTCTTGGGGAGGGGCAGCCTCGCACAAAGCATAGCGGAGAAAGCGGGGTATGCGGAGAAGAATATGGAATCCCTCCTGAAAAAAGCCGCCTTCGATGTCCGCACCTTCGGCATCGTCTTCAGCGTAAAGAAGGAGACCTTTAAGTTTACCGGCCCCGTCCAATTCGGCTGGGCCCATTCCCTCCATCCCGTGGAGACAAAATATGTACAGGGTACCGTTGTCATGCCCAGTGAAGACGTGAAAATTTCCCAAGAAGGAAAGGAGGAGGGAAAGGGACAGGGAACCATTTGGACCGCCTACACCCTTCCCTTCGCTCTCTTCGCCATGCCGGGAGTGATTAATGCTTCCATCGCCGCGCAGACCGGGATGAATGAGGAGGATCAGGAGCTCTTATTGGAAGCCTTGTGGAAGGGAACCCTCCTGCGTCAGGCCCGGGGCAGAGGCCTGCAAAAACCCCTGTTCCTTCTCCACGTGGAATATAGCGACCCCTTCTTCCGTATCGGTTATCTGGAGGATGCCCTGAGACTACTTCCGGAGCGGGAGGAGTGGTTGTCGGGGAAAGCCCCCACCTCGCTAACGGAGGTGACATTGCAAGTGAGGGGTCTGGCCGAACGATTGGGCAAATACCAGGACCGGATCGCCCGCATTCGTTATTGGGTAGATCCCGAATTCCAAATCGACGGGGAGATTCCAGGCGAACGTCAGCCGCTCTGGTAA
- a CDS encoding NAD(P)-dependent oxidoreductase: protein MRLGFIGTGNMGFPMAQNLLLQGNELIVHNRTKEKAEPLIARGAKWAESPAEVAEKSEVLFTMLSDDHALEEVTLGQNGLLSAMRAGSIHVSSSTVSVQLMGRLTKLHQEKGVFLLSSPVMGRPDAAKAARLKLLLAGPAKVIEQVKPLLLALGEVLICGEVPKMANAVKLGNNFLIASMLEALAEAITMVRKHGVKAEDYVEIINAFFGSPVYKNYSHLMLNRAWEPAGFKLQLGLKDVKLALAAAEAVHAPMPVADVVKNHLIEAGAQGWGDQDWTAILKAVERDAGVDRE from the coding sequence ATGAGACTGGGATTTATAGGGACGGGGAATATGGGATTTCCCATGGCACAGAATCTACTTCTCCAAGGCAATGAACTGATCGTTCATAACAGGACAAAGGAGAAGGCGGAACCTCTCATTGCGAGGGGAGCGAAATGGGCGGAGTCTCCTGCAGAGGTTGCGGAGAAGTCCGAGGTTCTCTTTACGATGTTATCGGACGATCATGCGCTTGAGGAAGTCACGTTAGGACAGAATGGCCTGCTAAGTGCAATGCGTGCGGGGAGTATTCATGTCTCATCCAGCACTGTTAGCGTACAATTGATGGGGCGATTGACGAAATTACATCAGGAAAAAGGCGTCTTTCTCCTCTCGTCTCCCGTGATGGGCCGCCCGGATGCAGCTAAAGCAGCGCGGTTGAAATTATTGCTGGCCGGTCCTGCGAAAGTGATCGAGCAGGTAAAACCCCTTTTACTGGCATTGGGGGAGGTCTTGATCTGTGGAGAGGTTCCGAAGATGGCCAATGCGGTAAAGCTGGGAAACAATTTCCTCATCGCATCAATGCTTGAAGCATTAGCGGAAGCGATCACGATGGTGCGGAAGCATGGGGTAAAGGCGGAAGATTATGTGGAAATCATAAATGCGTTTTTCGGTTCTCCTGTGTATAAGAACTATAGTCACCTCATGCTAAACCGGGCGTGGGAGCCTGCCGGATTTAAACTTCAGTTAGGCTTAAAGGATGTGAAGTTGGCGCTGGCTGCTGCCGAAGCGGTTCATGCCCCGATGCCGGTTGCCGATGTAGTGAAGAATCATCTCATAGAAGCAGGGGCACAGGGGTGGGGAGATCAAGATTGGACGGCGATCCTGAAAGCCGTGGAAAGAGATGCGGGGGTAGATCGAGAATAA
- a CDS encoding TM1802 family CRISPR-associated protein produces the protein MLIDSIVRLGKPFLQGGLDPEEILLQISDVAAVEARNFLTKVVLVEMDRNAGGEVMAQWVRWGRFSFDAKGKVEDFTPNLKAAVAVPFIIPRGNPLVPQGRYGIPAYPLYEKHFEGMVKSETEVEKFLKGRLERTSSLTLEKGTVKKVAKEVKNLLSKLEPYPKEKMLGLIVLLPVEEKGWCRYEGSDYLPVEGREVTLCQSLLHPGRIIVADLEKITALFWESKVAEGEEMGKRVGEEAVCTLCGKRGEVVSVYSKAWNWFTTTWSAPLSIQVPEEELVETIALCPQCYQALTYGSNLFDQLTTTLPTWLTKEIFAPVESATAREFRGQPEKIYGGILVLPILDTDDLEGRLAYIRNIKELIADRGRTEKGKASLHLSAITGIDLSLPEELARDQYRLEILYFSGEPGRGDIHLRAIIEDVLPSTADRLTELLDEVVLEAYDWQERLFGGQFPEYLGRFYSSLPALLSKAFGTTRLWTALSSALHRRPLDRKSFIRHAARRMEELGKEIDTKLFRMKEEVYFFLIFDELLKRYALTIQIEEGGVEMKDWRTLWKRLEERKYDDLLLTSVEELGFAAGFLISRYSRLYYNNTDKREYLRDRVLSFGSRLTPDKIVKDGLAQMVELSYKLNFDKKFIDRELLGLVLATYQEKKEEVARKKDEFITSFWAGYSLQTGQGQGEKKPQHEGENAPVASEK, from the coding sequence ATGCTCATCGATAGCATCGTTCGCCTGGGAAAACCATTCCTGCAAGGTGGTCTTGATCCTGAGGAGATCCTGCTTCAGATCTCCGATGTGGCGGCGGTGGAAGCAAGAAATTTCCTCACCAAAGTGGTGCTGGTGGAGATGGATCGGAACGCCGGAGGGGAGGTGATGGCACAATGGGTTCGCTGGGGAAGATTCTCCTTTGACGCGAAGGGGAAGGTGGAAGACTTTACTCCGAACCTGAAGGCGGCTGTGGCTGTTCCCTTCATCATTCCCCGGGGAAATCCCCTGGTGCCTCAGGGGAGGTATGGAATTCCCGCGTATCCCCTTTATGAGAAGCACTTTGAGGGGATGGTGAAGTCCGAAACGGAGGTGGAGAAATTCCTGAAAGGGCGGCTTGAGAGAACCTCCTCCCTTACTCTGGAAAAAGGAACAGTAAAAAAGGTGGCGAAAGAGGTCAAAAATCTTCTATCCAAACTTGAACCTTATCCCAAGGAAAAGATGCTGGGTCTTATTGTTCTTCTTCCGGTAGAGGAAAAAGGATGGTGCCGTTATGAAGGAAGCGATTACCTTCCTGTGGAAGGCAGGGAAGTAACCCTTTGCCAAAGCCTGCTCCATCCTGGACGGATCATCGTCGCCGATTTGGAGAAAATTACCGCGCTTTTTTGGGAATCAAAGGTGGCAGAGGGGGAGGAGATGGGGAAACGGGTAGGGGAAGAAGCGGTCTGCACCCTCTGTGGAAAAAGGGGGGAGGTGGTCTCCGTCTATTCCAAAGCGTGGAACTGGTTTACCACCACCTGGTCCGCTCCCTTATCCATCCAGGTTCCCGAGGAGGAGCTGGTGGAGACCATCGCCCTTTGTCCGCAATGTTATCAGGCCTTAACCTATGGAAGCAACCTCTTCGATCAGCTCACCACCACCCTTCCCACGTGGCTGACGAAGGAGATCTTCGCTCCGGTGGAGAGCGCGACCGCCCGGGAATTCCGCGGGCAGCCGGAGAAGATTTACGGGGGGATTCTGGTTCTCCCCATCCTGGATACCGATGATTTGGAGGGTCGCCTCGCTTACATCCGGAACATAAAAGAGCTCATCGCCGATCGGGGTAGAACCGAGAAGGGAAAAGCTTCTCTCCATCTCAGTGCAATTACCGGTATTGATCTCTCCCTTCCGGAAGAATTGGCAAGAGACCAGTACCGCCTGGAAATCCTCTATTTTTCCGGCGAGCCGGGGAGAGGGGATATCCATCTGCGGGCCATCATCGAAGATGTTCTCCCCAGCACGGCTGACCGATTGACTGAGCTGCTCGATGAAGTGGTTTTGGAGGCTTACGACTGGCAGGAGAGGCTTTTTGGAGGGCAATTTCCTGAGTATTTGGGCAGATTTTATTCCTCCCTTCCCGCCCTGCTGTCCAAAGCCTTTGGGACGACCCGCCTCTGGACCGCTCTTTCCTCCGCGCTTCATCGCCGTCCCTTGGACCGGAAGAGCTTTATCCGCCACGCGGCCCGGCGCATGGAGGAGTTGGGGAAGGAGATTGATACCAAGCTGTTCCGCATGAAGGAGGAAGTTTACTTTTTCCTCATTTTTGATGAATTGTTAAAGCGTTATGCATTAACCATACAAATTGAGGAGGGAGGTGTGGAAATGAAGGATTGGCGCACATTATGGAAGAGGCTGGAGGAAAGGAAGTACGACGATTTGCTTTTAACCTCGGTGGAGGAGTTGGGGTTTGCCGCCGGCTTTCTCATCAGCAGGTATTCCCGTCTCTACTACAATAACACGGACAAGCGGGAATATCTGAGGGACCGGGTCTTAAGCTTCGGCAGCCGGCTTACGCCGGATAAGATCGTGAAGGACGGATTGGCACAGATGGTGGAATTAAGCTACAAATTGAATTTTGATAAAAAATTTATCGATCGCGAACTCCTCGGCCTCGTCTTGGCCACCTATCAGGAGAAGAAGGAAGAGGTGGCGAGAAAGAAAGATGAATTTATCACCTCCTTCTGGGCCGGGTACAGCCTGCAGACGGGCCAGGGGCAAGGGGAGAAAAAACCGCAACATGAAGGGGAGAACGCTCCCGTGGCGAGTGAAAAATAA
- a CDS encoding CRISPR-associated helicase/endonuclease Cas3 codes for MVIPFHQCIARPKEGDRNYPLPSHLETVARGLKVEDTLSGRISFLAGLLHDIGKARTEWQVYLQEKMRGERKKKVPHSKYGAVLFAFYASRLLEIKKREGEGREAEKLFMMRWVRDIMDHHGELKDIEKDAPWLGGVVRAQEFGSMDLSGIHDWLTSFYPEFGSFSLTVPAILQWMSQSRRSWEQGYLSLKRLEIKRAEAAKYCLRHQTAAFIQADRFDAAQVEEIKLTGEMIQNGLKNLDNYLEGLNHSGAGISSLRRELQERALSSYGKQVGSSVFLLDLPTGMGKTMTSLKIALTEAGRKGRERLVYVAPYLSILSQTAGDIQKATGLEVQEHHSLMWNRFPSSEKNKEEQGRGDPQEEEMDEKAVLLLEAWQSPIIATTFHQLFRGFFPQRAQQTMRLFGLKNTVLIIDEPQVIGDQVWLLFLKMLEEIGETMDCTILIVTATMPPLKILSSPPLSLIAAPVSYPDRYVVRMKENPMSADQLVFEVEQELTSSQQVGIILNTIRDSADVYRKMDDRLGDRGMREKVALIHLNGAMTPLHKAVQIGRVKERVGRGRGESPTPTVVISTQMIEAGVDISFRTLYRALSIYPSLVQAAGRVNRHREAERGKMVIFSYVREDGTDTRRFVYRDSILREITDQLLLPEVELAEREFVQKVGDYNEQLYARQKLEAALDQMIEAAKGRWSEISGILPFEEERMRISVFVPWGKDFIHADPSKMSEELRKLQDQIRRGLQRYGISDPEELYEYYTDFDRFGRLEGIEQKRFMGLLQQFIVPVQAKAALSIVANWDDSHEIKRISSLKQYTDENGLALLIGHEEGGELW; via the coding sequence ATGGTAATTCCATTTCATCAATGTATTGCACGACCAAAAGAAGGGGATAGGAACTATCCCCTTCCTTCCCATTTAGAAACGGTGGCCCGGGGACTAAAGGTGGAGGACACCCTCTCGGGAAGAATCTCGTTTCTCGCAGGACTGCTCCACGATATCGGGAAAGCACGAACGGAATGGCAGGTATATCTCCAGGAGAAGATGAGGGGGGAAAGAAAGAAGAAGGTACCTCACTCCAAATATGGAGCGGTCCTTTTCGCTTTTTATGCAAGTCGCTTGTTGGAGATAAAAAAAAGGGAAGGAGAAGGGCGAGAGGCGGAGAAGCTTTTCATGATGCGTTGGGTCCGTGATATTATGGACCATCATGGGGAATTAAAAGATATTGAGAAGGATGCCCCTTGGTTGGGGGGAGTGGTCCGGGCTCAAGAGTTCGGCAGCATGGATCTCTCCGGGATTCATGATTGGTTAACTTCATTTTATCCGGAATTTGGTTCCTTTTCCCTTACCGTTCCCGCCATTCTTCAGTGGATGTCCCAATCCAGGAGGAGCTGGGAACAAGGGTACCTTTCTCTCAAACGGTTGGAGATTAAGCGCGCGGAAGCGGCCAAATATTGCCTGCGTCATCAGACCGCCGCTTTTATTCAGGCGGACCGCTTCGATGCGGCCCAAGTGGAAGAGATAAAGTTGACGGGTGAGATGATTCAGAATGGCTTGAAAAACCTGGACAATTATCTTGAAGGATTAAACCATTCCGGCGCCGGCATCTCCTCCCTGCGGCGGGAACTGCAGGAGAGAGCCTTATCCTCCTATGGGAAGCAGGTGGGTTCCTCCGTATTTTTGCTCGATCTTCCCACCGGAATGGGAAAGACGATGACCTCGTTAAAAATCGCCTTAACAGAGGCGGGAAGAAAAGGAAGAGAACGTCTCGTCTATGTGGCTCCTTACTTATCCATTCTCTCCCAAACGGCAGGAGATATTCAGAAGGCAACGGGGCTTGAGGTGCAAGAACACCATTCCCTCATGTGGAATCGGTTCCCCTCCTCTGAAAAAAATAAGGAAGAGCAGGGAAGAGGTGACCCCCAGGAGGAGGAAATGGATGAAAAAGCTGTTCTTCTTCTGGAAGCCTGGCAATCTCCCATCATTGCCACCACTTTTCATCAACTCTTTCGGGGATTCTTTCCTCAGAGGGCGCAGCAAACCATGCGGCTGTTCGGTTTAAAAAATACCGTCTTGATCATCGACGAACCGCAGGTCATCGGGGATCAGGTTTGGCTTCTTTTTTTAAAAATGTTAGAAGAAATTGGGGAGACGATGGATTGTACGATTCTGATCGTGACAGCCACCATGCCTCCGCTAAAGATTCTCTCCTCTCCTCCCCTTTCGCTGATTGCTGCTCCGGTTTCCTATCCGGACCGTTACGTCGTTCGGATGAAGGAGAATCCAATGTCTGCAGATCAACTGGTTTTCGAGGTGGAACAAGAACTTACCTCCTCTCAGCAAGTGGGGATCATCTTAAATACGATTCGCGATTCAGCCGACGTGTATCGGAAAATGGATGATCGATTGGGGGATAGGGGGATGAGAGAGAAGGTGGCGTTGATTCATCTGAATGGAGCGATGACCCCTCTGCACAAGGCGGTTCAGATCGGGAGAGTAAAAGAGAGGGTGGGAAGAGGAAGAGGGGAAAGCCCCACACCCACGGTGGTTATCTCCACCCAGATGATCGAGGCGGGGGTGGATATCAGTTTTCGTACGTTGTACAGAGCTCTCTCCATCTACCCTTCTTTAGTGCAGGCGGCCGGCCGGGTAAACCGGCATCGGGAAGCGGAGAGGGGTAAAATGGTAATCTTTTCCTATGTGCGGGAAGATGGGACGGATACCCGCAGGTTTGTCTACCGGGATTCGATTCTGAGAGAGATCACGGATCAATTGCTTCTTCCCGAAGTGGAACTGGCGGAGAGAGAATTTGTGCAGAAAGTAGGAGACTACAATGAACAGTTGTATGCCAGGCAAAAATTAGAAGCGGCGCTCGATCAGATGATTGAAGCTGCAAAAGGGAGATGGAGCGAGATTTCCGGAATTCTTCCCTTTGAGGAGGAGAGGATGAGAATTTCGGTTTTTGTTCCCTGGGGAAAAGACTTCATCCATGCGGATCCGAGCAAGATGAGCGAGGAGTTAAGAAAGCTACAAGATCAGATTCGTCGGGGGCTACAGCGGTACGGGATCTCCGATCCGGAGGAATTATATGAGTATTACACCGATTTTGACCGGTTCGGTCGGTTGGAAGGCATCGAACAGAAAAGGTTTATGGGACTTTTGCAACAATTTATCGTTCCTGTTCAAGCGAAGGCCGCCCTTTCCATCGTGGCCAATTGGGACGACTCCCATGAGATCAAAAGAATCTCTTCTTTAAAGCAATATACTGACGAAAATGGGCTTGCTCTGCTCATTGGTCATGAGGAAGGGGGAGAACTATGGTAA
- the cas6 gene encoding CRISPR-associated endoribonuclease Cas6 translates to MHYFVLTLEGKEGYFEIPIHHHLLIQAALYDLLEDDFARFLHDRGFQFGKRSFKLFVFSRLIGKFDLLKREGKIRFIGPTHLYVSSPLDEFNDAIMNAILRDDGLRLGQTFLQIKNIEYRKWDMPEGESFLVRTMSPITVYSTLFKADGRKYTHYYHPREKDFSELIRSNLLKKYLLLHGEAPEDSRLQVDPVGEVKEHILMYKGTVIKAYGGTFRLTGSRELMQIAFEAGISVKNSQGFGFIEPILERR, encoded by the coding sequence GTGCATTATTTTGTTTTAACATTGGAGGGAAAAGAGGGATATTTTGAGATTCCCATCCATCATCATTTGCTCATCCAAGCCGCGCTATACGATCTCCTGGAAGACGATTTCGCCCGGTTTCTCCATGATCGGGGGTTTCAATTTGGGAAAAGATCCTTTAAACTGTTTGTCTTTTCCCGTTTAATCGGAAAATTTGACCTGCTGAAAAGAGAGGGAAAAATCCGTTTCATCGGCCCTACCCACCTCTATGTTTCCTCTCCGCTGGATGAGTTTAACGATGCGATTATGAATGCCATTCTCCGTGATGATGGCCTTCGCCTGGGACAAACTTTCCTGCAAATCAAAAACATCGAGTACCGGAAATGGGATATGCCTGAAGGGGAAAGCTTCCTCGTAAGAACCATGTCCCCCATCACCGTCTATAGCACCCTTTTTAAGGCGGACGGGAGGAAATATACCCATTACTACCACCCCCGTGAGAAGGATTTTAGCGAACTGATTCGCTCCAATCTTCTCAAAAAATATCTTCTCCTACATGGGGAAGCTCCCGAAGATTCCCGCCTGCAGGTTGACCCGGTGGGGGAGGTGAAGGAACATATTCTGATGTATAAGGGGACCGTGATCAAGGCGTATGGAGGAACATTTCGTCTTACCGGATCCAGGGAGTTGATGCAGATCGCCTTTGAGGCCGGAATATCGGTGAAGAATAGCCAGGGCTTCGGCTTTATCGAACCTATCTTAGAGAGGAGGTGA
- a CDS encoding ABC transporter permease produces MNFPDSLALVAPHRYWAISYGTFFAALYYFIFPLLIALPIVDTIYRERSSGNQRYQILRMSRFSYYLKKFLFTFIVSFLFFVLPLLLDMFLFNLITGKWDYSDYARAYHKLVNGTAVLGDGTSYGEKRELFSPLMEISPYLYFLVYLLIGGLYAGLYTAFGLASSLYMKNRYLILFTPFSLYIGYWIIFSLLGFLMGSV; encoded by the coding sequence GTGAATTTCCCAGATTCCCTCGCTTTGGTGGCGCCTCACCGTTATTGGGCTATTTCTTACGGTACTTTTTTTGCTGCACTTTACTACTTTATCTTCCCTCTGCTCATCGCCCTGCCGATTGTGGACACAATTTACAGGGAAAGAAGTTCGGGCAATCAACGTTATCAAATCTTGCGTATGAGCCGCTTTTCCTATTATCTCAAGAAATTTCTATTCACTTTTATTGTTTCCTTTTTGTTTTTTGTCCTTCCTTTGTTATTGGACATGTTTTTATTTAATCTGATCACAGGGAAATGGGATTATTCGGATTACGCCCGAGCATACCATAAACTGGTGAATGGAACAGCCGTACTTGGTGATGGCACTTCTTACGGAGAAAAGAGAGAATTGTTCTCACCACTCATGGAAATCTCTCCATACTTATACTTTCTGGTCTATTTACTTATCGGTGGGTTATATGCAGGCCTTTATACCGCCTTTGGTCTTGCATCCTCTCTCTATATGAAAAACCGCTATCTCATTCTATTTACTCCCTTTTCACTCTATATAGGATACTGGATCATCTTTTCACTCCTAGGTTTTCTCATGGGATCCGTTTAA
- the cas5 gene encoding CRISPR-associated protein Cas5, with product MEILTFDLRGSLAHFRKPDTTATHVTFPFITRTALRGVIGSILGLEEYHGNILAGIQLLSPVRRVSQELSLLGKAFLGDGGNQFNRPTAIELLVNPHYRIYCQGDEVEELAERIGKRQSVYHTYLGSAFALTVPEFISLSRGEEIDPGKDWVTSVTVIPTHFIESLSMEEGNQYGRAGGFHYEHLGNRRFQGSVHLLYEVNGRPIRFIPKENPSPAVKMVRLENGEVITLW from the coding sequence ATGGAGATCTTAACCTTTGATCTGCGTGGGAGTCTGGCTCATTTCCGGAAACCGGATACGACGGCCACCCATGTTACCTTTCCGTTTATTACCCGCACCGCCCTCAGAGGGGTGATCGGTTCCATCCTGGGACTTGAAGAGTACCATGGGAACATCTTGGCGGGGATTCAACTTCTCTCTCCGGTCAGGCGGGTTTCCCAGGAACTCTCCCTATTGGGGAAAGCTTTCTTGGGGGATGGGGGAAATCAGTTTAACCGCCCAACGGCGATTGAACTTTTGGTCAACCCCCATTACCGCATCTATTGCCAGGGAGATGAAGTGGAAGAGTTGGCGGAGAGAATCGGGAAGCGGCAAAGCGTCTATCACACCTATCTCGGAAGCGCCTTTGCCCTTACGGTTCCCGAGTTTATATCCCTCTCCCGCGGGGAAGAGATCGATCCTGGAAAGGATTGGGTCACTTCCGTGACGGTGATTCCCACCCATTTTATTGAAAGCCTCTCCATGGAGGAGGGAAATCAGTATGGACGGGCGGGGGGGTTCCATTATGAACATCTGGGAAATCGTCGTTTCCAGGGGTCCGTCCACCTTCTTTATGAGGTGAATGGCCGGCCCATCCGCTTCATTCCCAAGGAAAACCCCTCTCCCGCGGTAAAAATGGTTCGTTTGGAAAACGGGGAGGTGATCACCCTATGGTAA